A genomic window from Solanum stenotomum isolate F172 chromosome 10, ASM1918654v1, whole genome shotgun sequence includes:
- the LOC125842155 gene encoding uncharacterized protein LOC125842155, with product MDPTVLKPKMAATAGVSCSSSSSLSTLRKSFTSNSPIFPSFYSLLPQIPKPLSLKTVNPNFKPFLPRRFSSAVSATADSAEVRQSLKTRLKNGETLYGIFLLGFSPTLAEIAGLAGYDFAVVDMEHGHGGISDALPCLHALAATQTPAILRIPESSATWAKKALDLGPQGIMFPMIDGPKSARKAVSYCRFPPNGVRGSAHTVVRASSYGIDEGYLNNYEDDLLIMCQVECVDGVKKIDEIAAVEGVDCIQMGPLDLSASLGYLWDPGNKKVKEMMNTAEKGALKKKPLDGGAYLSGFAMPHDSPENLKSRGYHMVSGAVDIALFRNAAVEDVKKFKMSLAKGFEDDDNQKDHKDGEEKYWSE from the coding sequence atGGATCCAACAGTATTGAAACCAAAAATGGCTGCCACGGCCGgtgtttcttgttcttcttcgtCATCTCTATCGACTCTTAGAAAATCCTTCACTTCCAATTCGCCTATTTTCCCTTCCTTCTATTCTCTGCTTCCGCAAATTCCAAAACCCTTATCCCTCAAAACCGTAAACCCAAACTTCAAACCCTTCTTACCACGCCGATTCTCCTCCGCCGTCTCCGCCACCGCCGATTCCGCCGAAGTTAGACAGTCCCTCAAAACTCGTTTGAAAAATGGAGAAACCCTTTACGGCATTTTCCTCCTCGGTTTCTCTCCAACCCTCGCTGAGATCGCCGGACTCGCCGGGTACGACTTCGCTGTCGTCGATATGGAACATGGTCACGGAGGTATCTCCGATGCACTCCCTTGTCTTCATGCCTTAGCCGCTACTCAAACTCCAGCTATTCTCCGTATCCCTGAATCCTCCGCTACTTGGGCTAAAAAAGCCCTCGATCTCGGTCCGCAGGGCATTATGTTTCCGATGATCGACGGCCCGAAATCAGCCCGAAAGGCTGTGTCTTACTGCCGTTTCCCGCCTAATGGCGTACGTGGATCTGCTCATACGGTTGTTCGAGCTTCGAGCTATGGAATTGATGAAGGGTATTTGAATAATTATGAGGATGATCTACTGATCATGTGTCAAGTTGAGTGTGTAGACGGAGTGAAGAAGATTGATGAAATTGCAGCAGTGGAAGGGGTTGATTGTATTCAAATGGGACCATTGGATTTGAGTGCGAGTTTAGGGTACTTATGGGATCCTGGGAATAAGAAAGTGAAGGAGATGATGAATACAGCTGAAAAAGGGGCGTTGAAGAAGAAGCCACTTGACGGTGGGGCGTATTTATCTGGATTTGCAATGCCTCATGATAGTCCTGAGAATTTGAAATCTAGAGGGTACCATATGGTTTCAGGAGCAGTAGATATCGCGTTGTTTAGAAATGCAGCTGTGGAGGATGTGAAGAAGTTTAAGATGAGTTTGGCTAAAGGATTTGAAGATGATGACAATCAAAAAGATCATAAAGATGGTGAAGAGAAGTACTGGAGTGAGtaa